One part of the Phoenix dactylifera cultivar Barhee BC4 chromosome 4, palm_55x_up_171113_PBpolish2nd_filt_p, whole genome shotgun sequence genome encodes these proteins:
- the LOC103722073 gene encoding probable DNA-3-methyladenine glycosylase 2, giving the protein MTQRVWPQPQPQPQPQPDLHTSDLRPNPRLLLSVSPPMREQILSQPHLSTAPSGVTAQESGAAAQESGAAAPESGAAAPESATTADAKIPFRPRKIRKVSSEGDPQQVSSSASTKKAANSRAPVLLVVPRPLSVEGEIDNALHHLRAADPLLARVIDAHDPPTFRCLHPPFHSLTRSILYQQLALKAAASIYARFLSLCGGESGVVPEAVLALTPHQLRQIGVSSRKASYLHDLARKYHNGILSDASIVAMDDRSLFAMLTMVKGIGAWSVHMFMIFSLHRPDVLPVGDLGVRKGVQVLYGLGDIPRPSQMEQLCERWRPYRSVGAWYMWRLAESRGTPTMASMGSGAGVPITGGGEGTGGGALPQQQAQLIDPIQMLPNLG; this is encoded by the coding sequence ATGACTCAACGCGTCTGGCCGCAACCCCAACCCCAACCCCAACCCCAACCCGATCTCCATACCTCCGACCTCCGCCCCAACCCCCGCCTCCTCCTTTCCGTCTCTCCGCCCATGAGGGAACAAATCCTCTCCCAGCCCCACCTCTCCACCGCCCCCTCCGGCGTCACCGCCCAAGAATCCGGCGCCGCCGCCCAAGAATCCGGCGCCGCCGCACCAGAATCCGGCGCCGCCGCACCAGAATCCGCCACCACTGCCGATGCTAAGATTCCCTTCCGCCCTCGAAAGATCCGAAAGGTCTCGTCGGAGGGCGACCCCCAACAggtctcctcctccgcctctacCAAGAAGGCCGCCAACAGCCGCGCCCCCGTCCTCCTTGTCGTCCCCCGGCCTCTCTCTGTCGAGGGAGAGATCGACAACGCCCTCCACCACCTGCGGGCGGCGGATCCCCTCCTCGCCCGCGTGATCGACGCCCACGACCCTCCGACCTTCCGGTGCCTCCATCCTCCCTTCCACTCCCTCACCCGCAGCATCCTCTACCAGCAGCTCGCCTTGAAAGCCGCCGCCTCCATCTACGCCCGCTTCCTCTCCCTCTGCGGTGGCGAGTCCGGCGTGGTCCCCGAGGCCGTCCTCGCCCTCACCCCCCACCAGCTCCGCCAGATCGGCGTTTCCAGCCGCAAGGCCAGCTACCTCCATGATCTCGCCCGCAAGTACCACAACGGCATCCTCTCGGATGCCTCCATCGTCGCCATGGACGACCGTTCCCTCTTCGCCATGCTTACCATGGTCAAGGGCATCGGCGCCTGGTCCGTCCACATGTTCATGATCTTCTCTCTCCACCGTCCCGATGTCCTCCCCGTCGGTGACCTCGGCGTCCGCAAGGGCGTCCAGGTCCTCTACGGCCTCGGCGACATCCCCCGCCCCTCCCAGATGGAGCAGCTCTGCGAGCGCTGGCGGCCCTATCGCTCCGTCGGTGCCTGGTACATGTGGCGCCTCGCAGAGAGCAGGGGCACCCCCACTATGGCTTCTATGGGCAGCGGAGCAGGAGTTCCTATcacaggaggaggagaaggaacaGGAGGAGGAGCTCTGCCACAGCAGCAGGCTCAGCTCATTGACCCTATCCAGATGCTCCCGAATCTAGGGTGA